The genomic segment TGCTGCGCAACGCCTCATGAACCGGCCCGATTTTGCACCAACGGCACCCCCGGTCTCGTTCATTGGCCCCTCATCTTCTCTCGATTTCATTAGCTTACTGACTCCTGAGCTACTTGTTCCCGCAAGCCCCCGCATTGCCGGCAGACCCCCTGCCAGACATTCGCGCATCTCTTGCGTCCTCCGGCGCGCCAAAAGCGTCACCAAGAATTCTCTGTGTTCGGAATTTTATGAAGCCGTCGTTGACCCCAACGCCTTGCTCTCCATTGAGCAAGTTCAGGATATCGACACCGCGCCCATGCGACACGCAATTAGTGAAAAATAACAGCCATTTCATGCCTGCTGCACACAAATGTTGCACCCGCGCAGACAAAGTCATCATGCGAGCAATATACTATCAGTACAGATATCAAAAAAGGAGTCGCCCAAAAGCGACCCCAGTCAAAATGGATACAGATGCATCTTCAGACGCGAGCCATCCCGCATCCAAATCCAGAACGCCAGCCCTCAGTAGAACCTCACGTCATCAAGCTCAAACCAGGCGACTTCTCCGCCAGCACGCTTAATCAATATACGCACATCCAAAATATTGTTACCTGACCATTCCGCACCATCCGCAGGCGCATCAAGGTCAACGAACGGAAACACAATTGTGCGCCATTCCTCGCCAACATCGAATGTGCGCACCCAACGCCCGTCCGTTGTTGAAACCACGAATGCATACGACCCGCCGTCACCGCGCATGTCCAGCGTCACACCAGTGAAGCCAGAGACGTCTGCTGGTTGAACAAACCCCTGATTCAGAGGGATTGCAACGCCCGCCCGCGCATCCTCCCTGAGTGCCAGGTCCGCTGTCAGATGGAGAATGCCGCCACGCTCACCATCTTCAAGAATCTCGAACACCTGCCAGCTGCGCTCAAGACCACCGTCCGGGTCGCCCACAATAAGCGTGCCCCGGGACGACCGGCCATCATCGCTATCGAAGTTATCAATGACTTCATAGTCGACACGTGATGACACCATGTATTCTTCGCTAACCGGCTCAGGTGCCCCGTCGCCGAAAACCTTCTTGCCACCCACGAACGTATATCTCGTATTGTACACGTCAGAAATATCTTCCCAAGGCTTGCCCGCAATCAGAACCACGTCCGCATCTTTTCCGACCTCAATCGACCCGCGCCGCTCATAAACACCCACCGCCCGGGCGCTGTTTGACGTGCCCGCGATCAAAGCCGCTTCCGGCGGCAGACCCGCACGAACCATCAACTCCATTTCCGACAGCGTTGAATAGCCATGCGGCGTGCGACGCATGCCAGCGTCAGTTCCCAGCGCGATCATCACGCCGCCTTCGTACAACGCTTTCATATTATCCAGACCGACCTGGAAGCGCGCCTGGCGCTGTTTGAAAGAGGGATGCTCCCGCTCGAAAGCCGGCGTCCCGGGTTTATCAGGATTGTAAACCGCCAGCGTTCCGGCATAAGCCGTGCCACCCGCCTTTAGCGTATCGATTGTCGTCTGATCGACAGGCTGGTCCAGCACGGAATGCGCGATCACGTCGACACCCGCACGACCCGCAATTTCGGCCCGATCCTTAGTCACCGTGTGCGTCAGCACCTTCAGACCGTGCTCATGCGCTTCTTCCACCAGGGCGGTCAGGGTCGGCTCATTCATGCTGGTATTGTCGACACCGGAGCCATAGCGCCAGCCATCCGTAAAAACCTTGATGACATCCGGCTCGTAAGGCAGCAGCTCCCTGACCGCCTCAGTGGCCGCAAAAGGCGTATTCACCCATTTGGTCGTACTCTTGTCAGACCAATCCGCACCATGCCCATTCGTAGTACTCATTCGGGCGGCGAAGTTGACCCTTGGCCCGGGTAGCGTTTCCAGCCATGAGCGCTTCGGCGCAAACGCTTCAGGCGCTTGCGCAAAGTCATACACCGAAGTGACACCCGTCTTCGAATAGTTAGCTGAGATCTGGGGTGTGGTCGCCGGTTCGCCACCGAATGTATAGTGCACGTGAAGGTCAAAAAATCCCGGAAGCAACGACAAGCCGCTCCCATCAATTGACGGCACGCCGTCTGGCGCGGAGCCTGCACTCTTATCCACCGCGGAGATCAGCCCGTCATCGAACATGACCGTAGCCTCGTAAGGAGCAGCACCGGTGCCATCAAAAACCGTCACACCGGTAATTGCCAGGTCCTGAGCCAGTGCGCTGCCTGAAATGGAAATCGCCAAAAGGCACGAACCCAAAAACCTGCACGCCATTCGATCTTCCTGTTACAAATACTACGTTTACGAGTGTTGACGCTTCACCATCGGATTCTATCCAGACCTCGTCGCATTTTTTTCATATTTGATACCCCCCCTCCCACGAAATCGAAAAGCGCCTTTGCGCCGTCTCGTTCAAGCCACCGGGCGGACCCGCCTGTAGACTCGTTGCAATGCCGCGCCTAATTGTCGGGAAATAGCGTGAAATCAAAGAGTCTGTGGCGCTTGATGGACATTGGACGGCGACAGATTTCGAGGGGAAGATATGACCGGATCCAAACAAAAACCGGCAAACACAAAAATGCCCCAGGCTGAGGAGGACACCGTCGCGCCAGATGGCGTTGAACTGGAAACCAAGGTTTCCCCATCTCAGAACCGGGCGCGGAATACGTTTGAAACCATCCTATCCATTGCAGGCACGCTTCTTTCAGAAGTAGGCTTTGAACGCCTGTCGACCAATATGATCTGCAAACGGGCTGGCCTGACGCCGCCTGCTCTCTACCGGTATTTTCCGAACAAATATGCCATCCTGCATGAGTTAGGACGGCGGCTCATGGAAGCCCAGGATCAGGCTGTCTTCGCCTGGATCCGAGGAGGCGGTCTGAACACTCACACCTTCGAAGAAACCGTTGAAAGTACCCTTCGCCTGCAAAAGGAGGTGAACGAAATCACCAGGGCATTTCCCGGCGGCGCATGGGTTGTTCGCGTCATGCGCGTCATTCCCGCGCTGAAGGAGGTCCGGCTGGAGTCGCGTGAACTGGTCGCCGAAGAAGTGCTCGACGCGCTCCGCAAGACCTTGCCTGGAGTTGCGGAAGAGCGGCTCGTAACAGCTACCAGACTGACAATAGAACTTATGTTCTCCGCAACCGAAATGGCGATTGAGGATCCCGAACAGGAAGACAACATCACTCGGGAAGTCTGTTTTATTGTCGCGAGCTACCACGACCGATTGAGGAAGGGGCTCTGAGGTATTCCCCGAGCCCCTGACCACTCAACCTCAGTCGGCGTCCATGGCTTTTTCCATTTCGCCAAAGCGATGGGCGACATGGGGCAATACATCCCTGCCGACGATGCTGACGACGATGGCCGCAATTCCGCTGAACACGAAACCCGGCACGATCTCGTAGAGAATATCGGACAACGATTTGCCGTTAATCTCGATCGGTGCGTAGAGCCAGAAGAGCACTGTGACCGCACCGACAATCATCCCGGCCAGCGCACCATCGCGGGTAAGGCCGCGCCAGTACAGGCTTAGCAGGATAATCGGACCAAAGGCTGCACCAAATCCGGCCCAGGCATTCCCGACAAGCGACAGGATGTTGCTTGACCGGTCGAACGCCAATCCGATCGCGATCAGTGAAACCACAAGCACCGAAATCCGGCCTACAGCGACCAGCTCGCCCTGGCTCGCTTCCTTGCGAAGGAACGTCTTGTAGAAATCCTCCGTCAGCGAGCTGGAAGACACCAGCAACTGCGATGAAATCGTACTCATGATTGCCGCAAGAATGGCCGCCAGCAGAAATCCTGCCACGAGCGGGTGGAACAGGATCTGGGAGAGGATGATGAAAATAGTCTCCGGGTCGTCGACCGGCGTGCCATGGGCATAGGTGTAGGCATAGCCTGCGATCCCCGTCAGCACTGCGCCAATCACCGTCACGATCATCCAACTCATCCCGATATAGCGGGCCGTGGCAATATCCTTGAGAGACCGGATGGCCATGAACCGGACAATGATGTGCGGCTGGCCGAAATAGCCGAGCCCCCAGGCAAGCAATGAGATAACCCCCATTACGGTCATCCCCTTGGGCCACATGCCAAAGTAGCCAGGATCCACGGAAGCCACCGCCGGAGCCCAGTCGCCTTCATTCCGCAGGACAATGAATGACACGATCGGCACGAGGATCAGGGCAACGAACATGATGCACCCCTGCACAAAGTCCGTCAGGCTGACCGCAAGGAAGCCGCCAAACAGCGTGTAGGCCACAACAACCCCGGCGGTCAGGAACAGTCCAAGCTGGTAATCAAGCCCAAACGACGCCTCAAAAAGCTTGCCACCTGCAACAACACCTGCGGAGGTGTACAGCGTGAAGAAAATAACAATCACGACCGAGGACAAAACGCGCAGCATGCGTGACTTGTCGTGGAAACGTTTCTCGAAAAAGTCGGGAATGGTGATCGCGTCGTCAGCCAGTTCTGTGTAGACCCTCAGGCGCGGTGCGACGAACAGATAGTTGAGATAGGCGCCAATCACGAGCCCCACCGCAATCCAGGCGGCGCTAAAGCCAGACACGAACACGGCTCCTGGCAGCCCCATCAGCATCCAACCGCTCATATCTGATGCACCGGCGGAAAGCGCACCGACCGCAGGATGCAACTGACGTCCACCCAGCATGTATTCGGAAACATCACTTGTGGACTTCCGGTATGCATAAAGGCCGATGGCCAGCATCAGGACAAAATATACAGCGAGAGAAATCAGAGCTTCGTGGTTCATAGGCTCACTTTTTCCGTGTTCGTATTTCGTTTGCGCCGGTGGCACCGGCAGATTTGACGCAATGGCAGCGACGTTCCCGAAAGAGTAGCGTTACCGGCAGCGGAGGTCTTCGAATTCTATCTTCATCTTCAGCCCCCGTCGCATGATGATGTTGACCTACCGCAACTCCACAGTGCGCTTGTACGCAGCTTGTGTCGTTGCAAGCATTAATCTGGAAAGCTCGCCATTGCCATTCAGTTGTTTCAAGCCAGCCTCGGTGGCCCCTGCCTTACTCGTGACAGCGTTTCGAAGGTCTGCCAGGTCTTTGCCGGACTGGCTGGCCATCTCTATCGTACCCGCAATCGTGTCCAGAACGAGCTTCCGGGATTCGCTGTCATCGAATCCCAGTTCCTTTGCAGCTTCCATGAAGGCGCGGGCGATCTCGAATACGAAGCCGGGCCCGCTGCCCGCAATGGCTGTGAACCTGTCGAGACCATCTTCCGTCTCCACCTCCACGACGGAGCCTGCCGCACGCATCATTTTGCGAGCCGTCTCTTTGACCTCATCCGAGGTCTTGTCGTTGAACAGCAGCCCACTCACACCCTTGCCGACGCTCGCTGGCATATTCGGCATTACGCGGATTACGGAACGCGGCCCCACGATCGACTCCAGACGCTGGCAAGAAACACCCGCTGCGATGGACAGCGCCGGTGCGTCCGGCGTTACAAACTTCAGATAGTCTGGGATAACGTCAGCGATCATTTGTGGTTTCACTGCGATGATCAGGAGGTCAAATGGCCCGCCCTGAATATCATCCGCTGACTTGAACATTTTCACACGCGAGTCCGGAAAGGTCGCCATTGGGTCGACCGCCGAGAACGACATGCCAGGCACATCGACCCACCGGGACAGCAGCGAAGCCCCCATATTTCCACAACCGATCATTAAAGCGTGCATAAGTCCTCCTAGAATCAATGCCACGCACATAAGCTGATCTTACTTTGAATTCAAATTTTCTGCTGTGGTTTCTCTCTGCAGCACCGGCGCATCGGACCCTGACATAGCCAATAGACTGTTAATTTTGTAGGTTTTGGGAAGATTACTGCATCTAAGGCGCGGCAGACTGTTACTTTGTGCTCTAATCGTGTTGCGATCTTCAGCAACGCAGCCTAGGTGCTAGCCCGTGGAACAAGGGAGCCCTGCGTGCCAAAATCGAAGCGTATTGTTATCAAGATCGGATCCAGCCTACTTGCGAACGAAGAACTGCTCACACCGCGCTGGGCCTTCATTCAGCAACTGCTGAGCGACGTGAAGACGCTCCGGGATCAGGGATATGAAGTTCTGATCTGCTCATCGGGTGCTGTCGCACTGGGACTCAGCACAATTGGCGAGTCCCCTGAGACGGCCGGCCTCAGAGACAAGCAGGCTGCAGCCGCATGCGGAATGCCCATCCTTCTGAATGCCTACAAGCAGGTCGCGCACGAATACAGTTTCGACATTGCTCAGGTGCTTGTCACCCTGAAGGACCTGGAAGACCGCCGCCGGTTCCTGAACACGAAGAATACAGTGCACAGACTGATACGGGCCGGCATTACGCCGATTGTAAACGAGAACGACTCCATCACGACGGAAGAAATCCGGGTCGGTGATAATGACCGCCTTGCCGCAAAAGTCGCCCAAATGGTTCAGGCAGAAACGCTGATCATCCTGACCAGTGTTGACGGTCTCTACGATCGAAACCCTGATGAGCCCGGCGCGCAGCTGGTGGAAACCGTAAATGATGTGAATGAGTTCCTGGAAGTGACCAAGGGTGTCAGCAGTCTGGGGAGCGGCGGAATGCTCACCAAAATGCAGGCCGCCAATATGGCGCAGAACTCGGGCTGTACGACTCTGATTGGCAATGGCGAGGCCGAAAACCCCGTCACATCCCTGCTTGATGGATCACGCAAGCACACGCGGTGTGTCGCGCATGACAAACCGGCAACAGACTGGACGGCATGGTTGACCGACCGCCTGCAGATGGCCGGCAGCATCGTGGTCCCGGCAGAAGCGGCAGAAGCCCTATGCAAGGGAGAGCGCGGCCTGCTGCGTCAGGACATACAATCCATCCAGGGCACATTCGTGCGGGGTGACGTGCTGCACATTTATGACGAAGAGGGAAATGAGCGGGCCCGCGGCCTGGCGAATTTCACTGCGGAAGAAACAATTATCCTGGCCAGGAACAAGGAAATTCCAGCCAAGCAACTATTAGGCTTTCAGACAAATGCGACCATCGTCAGCCGCGACAATATCGTGGTTCTGGATGGCCGGCACATCCAATGGGATACGCCGCCTGAAGACGAACTGGAGCAGATACAGGACACCTAGGTCTCTGTCTCGCTGAGGTCACCGACCTCAAGTATTGGCGCGACATCCAGATTGTCGGCGTCCATCATGAACGCGACTTTCTGCATGCTGGAGACCAGCATGGATTTCTCCCAGTCCGGAAGATGGCCGAACGCCGACTGGAATCCCTCCTGAAGCAGTTCCGGCGCTCCGACGAGGCGCTGCGCGCCCTTGTCGGTGATGACGACCTCCAGACTGCGGCGATCGTGTTCGTTCCTTTCACGCACAACGAGGCCCGCCCGCACAAGCCGGTCAACGATTGACGTAATGGTGGCCTGTGAAAGGTGAACCTGGCGCGCAATGTCGCTGGGTTTTGCGCGCTCGGCAGCCGCGACGGATTGAAGAACAAGCAGCTGAGGCGCTGTCAGCCCTGTATCCTTCGACAGCTTTTTGGAGTGCATGTCTATCGCGCGAGTAATGCGCCGAAGCGCAATCAGCAGATCGTGGTACTGGCTCATGCGCAAATGAAATACCCTGCCGATTGGCCTTGTCCAGATAACGAACCATATTCAGAGCTGCAATCTGCAGTCGGGAAGCTCATGCACCGCTGAACTGACAAACAACGCGGCGCCTGTTTGTGCGTGCAGTCAAACCGACGGTTAACACGGCGTTGAAATACAGCTTCCCGGCACGACTCTTGCAAAATCTTAGTAATTGAACCAGCAAATAGGGTGAACGGCGGGCGGCGCTCCACTCAGCGGAGACACCGCAAGGGCCGACGGGGTATATTATGGCGAATTCTGACCGCTCCCCCATGGACGGCGATCAGCGAAGCGCGGGGTCTGATGCACTGATCGGCGAACTGGCCGACAAAGGCACAATGCCCGTTCTGGTCGTAGATCTGGATGGCACACTGATCCGCACTGACATGCTGGCGGAATCCTTCTGGGCGGCATGCTCTTCTGATATCCTGACGCCCATCAAGCTGATACCGAAAGTCCTTAAAGGTCGTGCGGCACTCAAGCGCGACCTGTCGGCAAAAGCCCGGTTTGATCCGGTCACCCTCCCCTACAACCAAGCCGTCATCGACTATATTCATGCGTGGAAGAAACGTGGTGGCCGCACCGCGCTTGTTTCTGCATCAGATGAGAATATCGTCCGCGCCATCGGGGAACATCTGGGAATATTCGACGAAATCCATGGCTCGGACGGCAAGTTGAACCTGAAGGGCAGCCGGAAAGCACAATTCCTGACCGAACGGTTCGGCGAAGCTGGCTACGCTTATATGGGCGACAGCAGAGCGGATATTCCGGTCTGGAAATCGGCTGCCAAGGCAATCACCGTAAATGCTGGCAGCTCTTTGCGGGCCGCCGCTGAAGCGGCCTGCCAGAAGGCCGACCATATTGCCACGAACTCCAAATCTCTCCGTCCAATCCTGAAAGCGATCAGGCCGCATCAATGGCTGAAGAACATGCTGGTCTTCATTCCGATGATCGCGGGTCACAGGATCGACGCCACGACTCTTCTCCAGAGCAGCCTGGCTTTCGTTTGCTTCAGCCTGATCGCATCGAGTGTCTATCTGCTGAATGATCTGCTGGACCTGTCGGCAGACCGGGCGCACCCGCGCAAGCACCGCCGCCCGCTCGCCTCGGGTGATCTGCCGCTAATTCATGGCACGCTGCTCGCGCCGGTTCTCCTCATGGCTGGCATTGGTCTCGGCACCATCCTTGGACCTCCTTTCCTCGTGGTCATGGCAGGCTATTACACCGTCACCATGGCCTATTCCTTCTTCCTGAAGCGCAGAGTGCTGATTGATATTGTCACGCTTGCCGGCCTGTACACGATCCGCATTCTGGCGGGTTCTGCCGCTACGGGGATCGTCCTCTCTTTCTGGCTTCTGGCATTCTCCGTGTTCCTCTTCTTCGCTCTGGCTTCGGTCAAACGGCAGGCGGAACTGGTCGACAGCGCAAACCGGGAAGTGCTCAAGCCCTCCGGCAGAGGCTACATCATCGACGACCTGCCGATTGTTTCCCAAATGGCGACGAGCTCGGGTTTCGTTTCCGTCCTGGTTCTTGCGCTTTACCTGAATTCACCTGCCGTCAGCGCACTCTACAGCCAGCCAGCCGCGCTTTGGGGGCTGTGCCTGATCCTGCTCTTCTGGATCAATCGCATGGTCATGGTGGCCCATAGAGGCGGAATGCATGACGATCCGATCGTGTTTGCAGTGAAAGACCGCACCAGCCTGTTCTGCGGGCTACTGGGAGTTGGTTGTGCAGCTGCCGGGGTGCTTCTGTGACCGTCCGCGAACTTGTCTTCCGGTATACAGCGTTTGCCGCGATTGCGACGCTGGTGAACCTGGGAACCCAACGCCTGGTCCTGGCCTTTGGAACCGACGCATTATTCTATGCCGCGGCGGTCGCCGCCGGAACATTGACCGGACTGGTGGTCAAATACATTCTCGATAAACGCTGGATTTTCGGCGACATGCAAACCGGTTTGAAAGCCCACGGCCGGAAGTTCACTCTGTATACGATCATGGGTGTTTTCACGACAGCCATTTTCTGGTCTTCTGAAACGGCCTTCTGGTTCATCTGGAAAACAGACCTCATGCGCGAAGTCGGCGCCATCGCCGGCCTGGCCGTTGGATATTTTGTCAAATACCAGCTCGACCGGCGCTTTGTTTTCTCATCCGCTCAACTGGCCACCGACGGATCGGACTCATGAAACTATCCGGTTGGGGGCGGTATCCGACAGTCGAGTGCGAGACCGGTTCGCCGCGAAGTGAAGCAGACCTGGCAGAGCTTGTCCGGTCAGGCCCGGTGATTGCCCGGGGAAATGGCCGCTCCTACGGCGACAGTTCCCTGAACAGTCACATGACCATCGACATGCGCCGCATGAGCCGGATGTTGTCCTTCGATGACGCAAGTGGCCAACTGACCGCCGAAGCTGGCGTCCTCCTTGCCGACATCATCTCAACCTTCCTGCCACGCGGCTGGTTCCCGGCCGTTACGCCCGGCACGAAATTCGTCACGGTCGGCGGCATGATCGCAGCAGACGTGCACGGCAAAAACCACCATAAGGACGGCGCTTTCAGCACTTTTCTGGACTGGGTCGATATTCTGGGCTCCGACGGGAAGATCCGGCGCTGTTCAAGAGATGAAGACCCGGATCTGTTTGAGTGGACGATTGGCGGCATGGGGCTCACCGGCATCATCGTCAGGGCGGCCTTTCGTCTCCGCCCCGTCGAGTCCGGCTGGATCCGCCAGACGACCATCCCCGCGGAAAACCTCGCCGCTGCCATCGATATTTTCGAACGATCCGCAGACTCCACTTATTCGGTCGCCTGGATTGATTGCCTGAGCACCGGCGCTTCGCTCGGCCGCTCCCTCGTTTATCTTGGCGAGCACGCCACCCATGCGGACCTTCCGGGGAAACAACTACAGGCCCCTTTCCAGACGCCTCGGAAACGGAAGCTGACTGTTCCGCTGGATGCCCCCGGCTTTGCCCTGAACCGATGGACCGTGAAAGCCTTCAACGAAGTCTACTATCGCGCAGGCCGCGCCAAGACCGGTACGCAGCTTGTGGACTGGGACACCTATTTCTATCCGCTGGATGCCATTCTCAAGTGGAACCGCATCTATGGACGTAAAGGCTTTGCTCAGTTCCAATGCGTCATTCCGCTGGAGCAGTCCAAAGACGGCATGCAGGCGCTTCTTGAAGCCATCAGCGCGGCAGGCCAGGGATCCTTTCTGTCGGTGCTGAAACGCTTCGGTGCACAGGAGAGCCGCTTCTCCTTCCCGATGGAGGGTTATACTCTGGCGCTCGATTTCCCGGTCAACCGCCGAAGCCTCGAACTCATGAACCGGCTGGATGAGATAACCATCGCTCATGGCGGTCGCTTCTACCTGGCCAAAGACTCCCGCCTGAAAGCAGAGACCCTGGCGAATTCCGACGAGCGCGTGAGCGATTTCAGGGAAATGCGGAAATCTACGTCTGCGGCGGAAACCTTTTCCTCAGCCCAATCGGATAGGCTTGTCCTGTGATGACAGATACTTCCAGACAGAAAACCGTGCTCGTGCTTGGTGGGCGCTCCGATATCGGACGCGCAATCGCGCACGGCTTCGCGGCGGACGGTTATGCCGTCGCCCTTGCCGCCCGCAATGCGGCAAGCCTCGAGACCGACAAGTCAGATATTTCATTGCGGCACGGCGTTCCCGTCAGCCTGCATGAGTTCGATGTTCTGGAGACCGGCAAGATGGAGCCATTCATCGACAGTCTGAACGGGCTGCCGGATGTCGTGGTGAGCGTTGTCGGACTGATGGGCGAGCAGGAAGAAAACGAGAAAGACACTGGCCTTGCGGCCCGCGTCATGCGCAGCAACTACGAAGGCCCGGCCCTCATCCTCGGGCTTTTCGCGAACCGTTTCGAAGAGCGCGGTTCCGGCACCTTGGTCGGCGTCAGTTCTGTCGCTGGCGATCGCGGCCGCGC from the uncultured Hyphomonas sp. genome contains:
- a CDS encoding CIA30 family protein — encoded protein: MACRFLGSCLLAISISGSALAQDLAITGVTVFDGTGAAPYEATVMFDDGLISAVDKSAGSAPDGVPSIDGSGLSLLPGFFDLHVHYTFGGEPATTPQISANYSKTGVTSVYDFAQAPEAFAPKRSWLETLPGPRVNFAARMSTTNGHGADWSDKSTTKWVNTPFAATEAVRELLPYEPDVIKVFTDGWRYGSGVDNTSMNEPTLTALVEEAHEHGLKVLTHTVTKDRAEIAGRAGVDVIAHSVLDQPVDQTTIDTLKAGGTAYAGTLAVYNPDKPGTPAFEREHPSFKQRQARFQVGLDNMKALYEGGVMIALGTDAGMRRTPHGYSTLSEMELMVRAGLPPEAALIAGTSNSARAVGVYERRGSIEVGKDADVVLIAGKPWEDISDVYNTRYTFVGGKKVFGDGAPEPVSEEYMVSSRVDYEVIDNFDSDDGRSSRGTLIVGDPDGGLERSWQVFEILEDGERGGILHLTADLALREDARAGVAIPLNQGFVQPADVSGFTGVTLDMRGDGGSYAFVVSTTDGRWVRTFDVGEEWRTIVFPFVDLDAPADGAEWSGNNILDVRILIKRAGGEVAWFELDDVRFY
- a CDS encoding TetR/AcrR family transcriptional regulator, with the protein product MTGSKQKPANTKMPQAEEDTVAPDGVELETKVSPSQNRARNTFETILSIAGTLLSEVGFERLSTNMICKRAGLTPPALYRYFPNKYAILHELGRRLMEAQDQAVFAWIRGGGLNTHTFEETVESTLRLQKEVNEITRAFPGGAWVVRVMRVIPALKEVRLESRELVAEEVLDALRKTLPGVAEERLVTATRLTIELMFSATEMAIEDPEQEDNITREVCFIVASYHDRLRKGL
- the putP gene encoding sodium/proline symporter PutP → MNHEALISLAVYFVLMLAIGLYAYRKSTSDVSEYMLGGRQLHPAVGALSAGASDMSGWMLMGLPGAVFVSGFSAAWIAVGLVIGAYLNYLFVAPRLRVYTELADDAITIPDFFEKRFHDKSRMLRVLSSVVIVIFFTLYTSAGVVAGGKLFEASFGLDYQLGLFLTAGVVVAYTLFGGFLAVSLTDFVQGCIMFVALILVPIVSFIVLRNEGDWAPAVASVDPGYFGMWPKGMTVMGVISLLAWGLGYFGQPHIIVRFMAIRSLKDIATARYIGMSWMIVTVIGAVLTGIAGYAYTYAHGTPVDDPETIFIILSQILFHPLVAGFLLAAILAAIMSTISSQLLVSSSSLTEDFYKTFLRKEASQGELVAVGRISVLVVSLIAIGLAFDRSSNILSLVGNAWAGFGAAFGPIILLSLYWRGLTRDGALAGMIVGAVTVLFWLYAPIEINGKSLSDILYEIVPGFVFSGIAAIVVSIVGRDVLPHVAHRFGEMEKAMDAD
- a CDS encoding pyrroline-5-carboxylate reductase, with translation MHALMIGCGNMGASLLSRWVDVPGMSFSAVDPMATFPDSRVKMFKSADDIQGGPFDLLIIAVKPQMIADVIPDYLKFVTPDAPALSIAAGVSCQRLESIVGPRSVIRVMPNMPASVGKGVSGLLFNDKTSDEVKETARKMMRAAGSVVEVETEDGLDRFTAIAGSGPGFVFEIARAFMEAAKELGFDDSESRKLVLDTIAGTIEMASQSGKDLADLRNAVTSKAGATEAGLKQLNGNGELSRLMLATTQAAYKRTVELR
- the proB gene encoding glutamate 5-kinase, with the protein product MPKSKRIVIKIGSSLLANEELLTPRWAFIQQLLSDVKTLRDQGYEVLICSSGAVALGLSTIGESPETAGLRDKQAAAACGMPILLNAYKQVAHEYSFDIAQVLVTLKDLEDRRRFLNTKNTVHRLIRAGITPIVNENDSITTEEIRVGDNDRLAAKVAQMVQAETLIILTSVDGLYDRNPDEPGAQLVETVNDVNEFLEVTKGVSSLGSGGMLTKMQAANMAQNSGCTTLIGNGEAENPVTSLLDGSRKHTRCVAHDKPATDWTAWLTDRLQMAGSIVVPAEAAEALCKGERGLLRQDIQSIQGTFVRGDVLHIYDEEGNERARGLANFTAEETIILARNKEIPAKQLLGFQTNATIVSRDNIVVLDGRHIQWDTPPEDELEQIQDT
- a CDS encoding MarR family transcriptional regulator, with the protein product MSQYHDLLIALRRITRAIDMHSKKLSKDTGLTAPQLLVLQSVAAAERAKPSDIARQVHLSQATITSIVDRLVRAGLVVRERNEHDRRSLEVVITDKGAQRLVGAPELLQEGFQSAFGHLPDWEKSMLVSSMQKVAFMMDADNLDVAPILEVGDLSETET
- a CDS encoding UbiA family prenyltransferase; this encodes MANSDRSPMDGDQRSAGSDALIGELADKGTMPVLVVDLDGTLIRTDMLAESFWAACSSDILTPIKLIPKVLKGRAALKRDLSAKARFDPVTLPYNQAVIDYIHAWKKRGGRTALVSASDENIVRAIGEHLGIFDEIHGSDGKLNLKGSRKAQFLTERFGEAGYAYMGDSRADIPVWKSAAKAITVNAGSSLRAAAEAACQKADHIATNSKSLRPILKAIRPHQWLKNMLVFIPMIAGHRIDATTLLQSSLAFVCFSLIASSVYLLNDLLDLSADRAHPRKHRRPLASGDLPLIHGTLLAPVLLMAGIGLGTILGPPFLVVMAGYYTVTMAYSFFLKRRVLIDIVTLAGLYTIRILAGSAATGIVLSFWLLAFSVFLFFALASVKRQAELVDSANREVLKPSGRGYIIDDLPIVSQMATSSGFVSVLVLALYLNSPAVSALYSQPAALWGLCLILLFWINRMVMVAHRGGMHDDPIVFAVKDRTSLFCGLLGVGCAAAGVLL
- a CDS encoding GtrA family protein, with the translated sequence MTVRELVFRYTAFAAIATLVNLGTQRLVLAFGTDALFYAAAVAAGTLTGLVVKYILDKRWIFGDMQTGLKAHGRKFTLYTIMGVFTTAIFWSSETAFWFIWKTDLMREVGAIAGLAVGYFVKYQLDRRFVFSSAQLATDGSDS
- a CDS encoding FAD-binding oxidoreductase; this translates as MKLSGWGRYPTVECETGSPRSEADLAELVRSGPVIARGNGRSYGDSSLNSHMTIDMRRMSRMLSFDDASGQLTAEAGVLLADIISTFLPRGWFPAVTPGTKFVTVGGMIAADVHGKNHHKDGAFSTFLDWVDILGSDGKIRRCSRDEDPDLFEWTIGGMGLTGIIVRAAFRLRPVESGWIRQTTIPAENLAAAIDIFERSADSTYSVAWIDCLSTGASLGRSLVYLGEHATHADLPGKQLQAPFQTPRKRKLTVPLDAPGFALNRWTVKAFNEVYYRAGRAKTGTQLVDWDTYFYPLDAILKWNRIYGRKGFAQFQCVIPLEQSKDGMQALLEAISAAGQGSFLSVLKRFGAQESRFSFPMEGYTLALDFPVNRRSLELMNRLDEITIAHGGRFYLAKDSRLKAETLANSDERVSDFREMRKSTSAAETFSSAQSDRLVL
- a CDS encoding SDR family oxidoreductase, translating into MTDTSRQKTVLVLGGRSDIGRAIAHGFAADGYAVALAARNAASLETDKSDISLRHGVPVSLHEFDVLETGKMEPFIDSLNGLPDVVVSVVGLMGEQEENEKDTGLAARVMRSNYEGPALILGLFANRFEERGSGTLVGVSSVAGDRGRATNYIYGSAKAGFTAFLSGLRNRLAKKGVHVVTVKPGFVRTQMTEGMKLPGPVTADPEEVAAATVKAVRKNKNTVYTKPVWALIMLIITHIPEAIFKKMSI